The following is a genomic window from Pedobacter sp. KBS0701.
CTTATTGCTTATAAGCTATATTTCACTATTGAAAATTTATTTCCTATGTAAAAAGAACAAACCTAATAAAGGGAGTGTACTCAAAAATCTGAAGTTATTCTTTCATTGGTGCAATAAACATATCAACACATCAATGGCCTCAGAGATCCAGTTGGCAATTAAAATATTTGGCGGAGATTCTGGAATTGGAAAAATGATCTGCATAGATAAAAAGGGAGGTCATCAAGATGTTTTTAGAACAATTTGGGGTACTGCGTGGGACTTGTTTCATATACGTATGGTGCATTTTAATGCGATTAATACAGGTATAGATCAGGGTGTATATTTTATTACGCGTGATGAAAATTTATATACATTATTTAAAACCTGTCAGATCAAGGGCGCGTTATCTTTTTCAGGTCAGCCAATAGTCTCTTTTGTAAATTATGATATTGATATTCAATATAAAGATAAGTCCATTAAAGAAAGTATAGAAGATGCGTTAGAAATTTTCACATTTGAAAGAAGCATTCTTAATTCCACTGAGCCATTAGATATTAAGCTATTGGAAGAATTAAGAACAAAACTTGAATATGATATATGTAGTGTACGAAACGAATTATGACAACTGTCTAAAACAAAATGTGACGCCCAAAAAGTCCTTAAGACACTAATTCCTAAGGAAATAATACAAGTCAAAATGAAAAATGTGCTGCACAGTATATGCCTGTCTAAAGCAATATAAATGTCTTATAATTAATATTATGTTAAGTTGTATTTTCGAACACTATCTTATCCTTATCAGATTCTCAATAAAATTACAGTTCCTGAAGTTTGCGGTTAAGTTCCTGTACCTTGTTTGTTGCACCTTTTTTGCTATAGATATCAATCAGCAACTGTACAGTTTTTTTATCGTTTGGATTAATTTCGTTGGCACGTTGTAAAGCAAATTGTGCGCGATTAATTAAACCTTTATATTTTTCGGTTTTGTCCGCATCGCTTGTGTGCAAAGTTTCGTTTGCGGTATTGATATAAGCTAAACTCAATTGATACAAGGCATCGAAATAATTCTGATCCGTGGTTAAAGCTTTATCGTAAGCTAAAATTGCTGTAGCATTATTTCCGCCAACTTGTTGCAGGTAACCATATAGAAAATAAAGCAGTTTATTTCCTTTTTCTACTTTTAAATTATTTTCGATCAATCCTTGTGCTTTACTGTAATTTTCTGTGTCTAGCAAAAGATTAATATAATCATTCGTTAAAAAACGGTTGAATGGATTTAGCAGCAACCCTTCTTCCAGGGTTTTAATGGCAGTTTCGTTTTCTGATTTCACTACGTACATCTGGGCCATTTTCTGAAAAACAGATGGATTTTTAATGCCATTTTCTTTTGCGCGTTTAAAATAAGCTAAAGATTCATCGTAAGATTGAATGTTTAACGCACAGATCGCGGTATTTAATGCCAAAGTAGTATCTGCAGGAAAATTATCTGATACTTCTTTCAGGTCAGCAAATGCTTCTTTAAATTCATTGTTAAAATAAGCTTCATTGCCTTTATCCTGCTTTTTGATCAGTATGTTGTGGTCAGACGCCTTAATAAGTCCGCCATTGTCGTTGTAGCGGTCTAATGATTTTGCTTTGGCAACTGCCTCTACTGCACTATCA
Proteins encoded in this region:
- a CDS encoding lipopolysaccharide assembly protein LapB, with translation MQNCLRISLTALIFVSFNAVAQKSQILIARNSVGKLQAAIANKEDEKKQLSIITEGLKSIESAEKDIKTKNWTETWSIKSYLTSFASLIDTDPNNANKFYDSAVEAVAKAKSLDRYNDNGGLIKASDHNILIKKQDKGNEAYFNNEFKEAFADLKEVSDNFPADTTLALNTAICALNIQSYDESLAYFKRAKENGIKNPSVFQKMAQMYVVKSENETAIKTLEEGLLLNPFNRFLTNDYINLLLDTENYSKAQGLIENNLKVEKGNKLLYFLYGYLQQVGGNNATAILAYDKALTTDQNYFDALYQLSLAYINTANETLHTSDADKTEKYKGLINRAQFALQRANEINPNDKKTVQLLIDIYSKKGATNKVQELNRKLQEL